In one Gossypium hirsutum isolate 1008001.06 chromosome D09, Gossypium_hirsutum_v2.1, whole genome shotgun sequence genomic region, the following are encoded:
- the LOC107943709 gene encoding oxysterol-binding protein-related protein 3A has protein sequence MAPNDPKQSGGFFASIASSISNFGSAMTKSVNGLMGYEGLEVVNPEGGTEDAEEEARRGRWKQEDRESYWKMMQKYIGSDVTSMVTLPVLIFEPMSMLQKMAELMEYSYLLDLADECEDPYMRLVYTTSWAISVYYAYQRTWKPFNPILGETYEMVNHGGITFIAEQVSHHPPMSAGHAENEHFIYDISSKVKTKFLGNSIDIYPLGRTRVTLKRDGTVFDLVPPPTKVNNLIFGRTWVDSPGEMIMTNLTTGDKAVLYFQPCGWFGAGRYEIDGYVYNSAEEPKILMTGKWNESMSYQPCDSEGEPLPGTELKEAWKLADAPKNDKFQYTHFAHKINSFDTAPKKLLASDSRLRPDRYALELGDLSKAGFEKSSLEERQRAEKKNREEKGHKFTPKWFDFANEVAATPWGDLEVYQYNGKYTEHRAAIDGSSSSEEIDIKSTEFNPWQYEDLAAN, from the exons ATGGCGCCGAATGATCCCAAACAAAGCGGTGGTTTCTTTGCGTCCATCGCTAGCAGTATATCTAATTTTGGTAGCGCCATGACTAAATCAGTCAACGG TTTAATGGGATATGAAGGGCTTGAAGTTGTTAATCCAGAAGGCGGGACTGAAGATGCCGAAGAAGAAGCAAGGAGAGGAAGATGGAAACAGGAG GACAGGGAAAGTTACTGGAAAATGATGCAAAAGTATATAGGTTCTGATGTTACGTCAATGGTGACACTTCCAGTACTTATTTTTGAGCCAATGTCAATGCTGCAGAAAATGGCGGAG TTGATGGAGTACTCATACCTGCTAGATCTGGCTGATGAATGCGAAGATCCTTACATGCGATTAGTGTACACCA CTTCATGGGCTATATCTGTCTACTATGCCTATCAACGTACCTGGAAACCATTCAATCCCATACTTGGTGAGACTTATGAAATGGTTAATCATGGCGGCATTACTTTTATAGCTGAACAG GTTAGTCATCATCCTCCAATGAGTGCTGGTCATGCTGAAAATGAGCATTTCATTTATGACATTTCTTCTAAAGTGAAAACCAAATTTTTGGGAAACTCAATAGATATCTATCCACTTGGAAG GACCCGTGTGACTCTCAAAAGAGATGGCACAGTTTTTGATTTGGTTCCTCCTCCCACGAAAGTTAACAACTTAATTTTTGGACGAACTTGGGTTGACTCACCAGGGGAGATGATCATGACAAACTTGACAACAGGCGACAAAGCTGTGCTATATTTTCAACCGTGTGGTTGGTTTGG AGCTGGCCGGTATGAGATTGATGGATACGTGTATAATTCCGCTGAGGAGCCAAAGATATTGATGACTGGGAAATGGAATGAGTCAATGAGTTATCAACCTTGTGATAGTGAAGGGGAACCACTTCCAGGCACTGAACTAAAGGAG GCATGGAAACTTGCTGATGCTCCAAAAAATGATAAATTCCAGTATACACATTTTGCGCATAAGATTAACAGCTTTGATACTGCTCCGAAGAAGCTATTGGCATCTGACTCTCGCCTACGTCCCGACAGATATGCACTAGAGCTGGGTGACCTCTCTAAGGCAGGCTTTGAAAAGAGCAG TTTGGAGGAAAGACAGAGAGCTGAAAAGAAAAACAGGGAGGAAAAGGGACATAAATTCACGCCTAAATGGTTTGACTTCGCCAACGAAGTTGCTGCTACACCTTGGGGTGACTTGGAAGTTTATCAATACAACGGCAAGTATACCGAACACCGAGCTGCCATAGATGGCTCGAGTAGCAGTGAGGAGATTGACATTAAGTCCACTGAATTCAACCCATGGCAGTATGAAGATTTGGCTGCTAACTAA
- the LOC107943710 gene encoding RHOMBOID-like protein 2 isoform X2: MWLAFSIGVGVAAMATDPSPQIPMRASSKSSNNSIHPVDVETPPVRTPTPIIYREIKHFKKWIPWLVPAFVVANTVMFIITMYVNNCPKNSVSCVADFLGRFSFQPFKENPLLGPSSATLLKMGALHVKEVVDGDQGWRLITCNWLHGGVFHLLANMLSLLVIGIRLEREFGFIRVGLIYIISGFGGSLMSALFLQSNISVGASGALFGILGSMLSELITNWTIYANKVASFVTLLVIIAVNLAVGILPHVDNFAHIGGFLTGFLLGFVFLIRPQFGWVSQRYAPPGHSSSARPKFKKYQCILWAVSLILVIVGLSLGLIMLLRGVNANDHCSWCHYLSCVPTSRWSCNTEPAYCSSTQLGSQVNVTCSTNGRTTTYFLPGASSSQIQSLCSQQCS, from the exons ATGTGGTTGGCTTTTAGTATTGGAGTAGGTGTAG CTGCCATGGCTACCGACCCTTCACCCCAAATCCCAATGAGGGCCAGTTCAAAGAGCTCAAACAATTCGATACACCCAGTGGATGTGGAAACCCCACCTGTTAGGACTCCAACACCAATCATTTACAGAGAAATCAAGCATTTCAAGAAATGGATACCTTGGTTGGTTCCTGCTTTTGTTGTTGCTAACACTGTTATGTTTATCATCACCATGTACGTCAACAATTGTCCCAAGAATTCCGTTTCTTGCGTTGCTGATTTCTTAGGCAGATTCTCCTTTCAGCCTTTTAAGGAGAATCCTCTTCTGGGTCCTTCTTCCGCCAC GCTGCTGAAGATGGGGGCTTTACATGTGAAGGAAGTGGTTGATGGAGACCAAGGATGGCGTCTCATCACTTGCAATTGGTTACATGGAGGGGTTTTTCATTTGCTGGCAAATATGTTGAGTCTTTTAGTCATTGGAATCCGGCTTGAAAGAGAATTCGGATTCA TACGGGTTGGATTGATCTATATCATCTCTGGATTTGGAGGGAGCTTGATGTCTGCTCTTTTCCTCCAGTCAAACATCTCTGTTGGTGCCTCTGGTGCACTTTTTGGAATACTTGGAAGCATGCTCTCCGAACTCATTACTAATTGGACAATATATGCTAATAAG GTGGCATCATTTGTGACTCTCCTGGTCATCATTGCCGTTAATTTAGCAGTTGGAATCCTACCACATGTTGACAACTTTGCTCACATTGGAGGATTTCTCACCGGTTTCCTTCTTGGATTTGTATTTCTCATCCGCCCCCAGTTTGGATGGGTTAGTCAAAGATATGCTCCTCCTGGACATTCAAGTTCAGCCCGACCTAAATTCAAGAAGTATCAGTGCATTTTGTGGGCTGTTTCTTTGATCCTCGTAATTGTGGG TTTGAGTCTTGGATTGATTATGCTCCTACGAGGAGTCAATGCAAACGATCATTGTTCTTGGTGTCATTACTTGTCCTGCGTACCTACTTCAAGATGGAGCTGCAATACAGAGCCTGCGTACTGCTCG TCCACCCAACTAGGCAGCCAAGTTAATGTAACTTGCTCCACCAACGGAAGGACCACCACATACTTTTTGCCGGGTGCAAGCAGTTCTCAGATCCAGAGCTTATGTTCTCAGCAGTGCAGCtga
- the LOC107943710 gene encoding RHOMBOID-like protein 4 isoform X3, with protein sequence MATDPSPQIPMRASSKSSNNSIHPVDVETPPVRTPTPIIYREIKHFKKWIPWLVPAFVVANTVMFIITMYVNNCPKNSVSCVADFLGRFSFQPFKENPLLGPSSATLLKMGALHVKEVVDGDQGWRLITCNWLHGGVFHLLANMLSLLVIGIRLEREFGFIRVGLIYIISGFGGSLMSALFLQSNISVGASGALFGILGSMLSELITNWTIYANKVASFVTLLVIIAVNLAVGILPHVDNFAHIGGFLTGFLLGFVFLIRPQFGWVSQRYAPPGHSSSARPKFKKYQCILWAVSLILVIVGLSLGLIMLLRGVNANDHCSWCHYLSCVPTSRWSCNTEPAYCSSTQLGSQVNVTCSTNGRTTTYFLPGASSSQIQSLCSQQCS encoded by the exons ATGGCTACCGACCCTTCACCCCAAATCCCAATGAGGGCCAGTTCAAAGAGCTCAAACAATTCGATACACCCAGTGGATGTGGAAACCCCACCTGTTAGGACTCCAACACCAATCATTTACAGAGAAATCAAGCATTTCAAGAAATGGATACCTTGGTTGGTTCCTGCTTTTGTTGTTGCTAACACTGTTATGTTTATCATCACCATGTACGTCAACAATTGTCCCAAGAATTCCGTTTCTTGCGTTGCTGATTTCTTAGGCAGATTCTCCTTTCAGCCTTTTAAGGAGAATCCTCTTCTGGGTCCTTCTTCCGCCAC GCTGCTGAAGATGGGGGCTTTACATGTGAAGGAAGTGGTTGATGGAGACCAAGGATGGCGTCTCATCACTTGCAATTGGTTACATGGAGGGGTTTTTCATTTGCTGGCAAATATGTTGAGTCTTTTAGTCATTGGAATCCGGCTTGAAAGAGAATTCGGATTCA TACGGGTTGGATTGATCTATATCATCTCTGGATTTGGAGGGAGCTTGATGTCTGCTCTTTTCCTCCAGTCAAACATCTCTGTTGGTGCCTCTGGTGCACTTTTTGGAATACTTGGAAGCATGCTCTCCGAACTCATTACTAATTGGACAATATATGCTAATAAG GTGGCATCATTTGTGACTCTCCTGGTCATCATTGCCGTTAATTTAGCAGTTGGAATCCTACCACATGTTGACAACTTTGCTCACATTGGAGGATTTCTCACCGGTTTCCTTCTTGGATTTGTATTTCTCATCCGCCCCCAGTTTGGATGGGTTAGTCAAAGATATGCTCCTCCTGGACATTCAAGTTCAGCCCGACCTAAATTCAAGAAGTATCAGTGCATTTTGTGGGCTGTTTCTTTGATCCTCGTAATTGTGGG TTTGAGTCTTGGATTGATTATGCTCCTACGAGGAGTCAATGCAAACGATCATTGTTCTTGGTGTCATTACTTGTCCTGCGTACCTACTTCAAGATGGAGCTGCAATACAGAGCCTGCGTACTGCTCG TCCACCCAACTAGGCAGCCAAGTTAATGTAACTTGCTCCACCAACGGAAGGACCACCACATACTTTTTGCCGGGTGCAAGCAGTTCTCAGATCCAGAGCTTATGTTCTCAGCAGTGCAGCtga
- the LOC107943710 gene encoding RHOMBOID-like protein 4 isoform X1 — MATDPSPQIPMRASSKSSNNSIHPVDVETPPVRTPTPIIYREIKHFKKWIPWLVPAFVVANTVMFIITMYVNNCPKNSVSCVADFLGRFSFQPFKENPLLGPSSATLLKMGALHVKEVVDGDQGWRLITCNWLHGGVFHLLANMLSLLVIGIRLEREFGFTRMKSCLMFWDCVAVRVGLIYIISGFGGSLMSALFLQSNISVGASGALFGILGSMLSELITNWTIYANKVASFVTLLVIIAVNLAVGILPHVDNFAHIGGFLTGFLLGFVFLIRPQFGWVSQRYAPPGHSSSARPKFKKYQCILWAVSLILVIVGLSLGLIMLLRGVNANDHCSWCHYLSCVPTSRWSCNTEPAYCSSTQLGSQVNVTCSTNGRTTTYFLPGASSSQIQSLCSQQCS; from the exons ATGGCTACCGACCCTTCACCCCAAATCCCAATGAGGGCCAGTTCAAAGAGCTCAAACAATTCGATACACCCAGTGGATGTGGAAACCCCACCTGTTAGGACTCCAACACCAATCATTTACAGAGAAATCAAGCATTTCAAGAAATGGATACCTTGGTTGGTTCCTGCTTTTGTTGTTGCTAACACTGTTATGTTTATCATCACCATGTACGTCAACAATTGTCCCAAGAATTCCGTTTCTTGCGTTGCTGATTTCTTAGGCAGATTCTCCTTTCAGCCTTTTAAGGAGAATCCTCTTCTGGGTCCTTCTTCCGCCAC GCTGCTGAAGATGGGGGCTTTACATGTGAAGGAAGTGGTTGATGGAGACCAAGGATGGCGTCTCATCACTTGCAATTGGTTACATGGAGGGGTTTTTCATTTGCTGGCAAATATGTTGAGTCTTTTAGTCATTGGAATCCGGCTTGAAAGAGAATTCGGATTCA ctAGGATGAAATCCTGCTTGATGTTTTGGGATTGTGTTGCAGTACGGGTTGGATTGATCTATATCATCTCTGGATTTGGAGGGAGCTTGATGTCTGCTCTTTTCCTCCAGTCAAACATCTCTGTTGGTGCCTCTGGTGCACTTTTTGGAATACTTGGAAGCATGCTCTCCGAACTCATTACTAATTGGACAATATATGCTAATAAG GTGGCATCATTTGTGACTCTCCTGGTCATCATTGCCGTTAATTTAGCAGTTGGAATCCTACCACATGTTGACAACTTTGCTCACATTGGAGGATTTCTCACCGGTTTCCTTCTTGGATTTGTATTTCTCATCCGCCCCCAGTTTGGATGGGTTAGTCAAAGATATGCTCCTCCTGGACATTCAAGTTCAGCCCGACCTAAATTCAAGAAGTATCAGTGCATTTTGTGGGCTGTTTCTTTGATCCTCGTAATTGTGGG TTTGAGTCTTGGATTGATTATGCTCCTACGAGGAGTCAATGCAAACGATCATTGTTCTTGGTGTCATTACTTGTCCTGCGTACCTACTTCAAGATGGAGCTGCAATACAGAGCCTGCGTACTGCTCG TCCACCCAACTAGGCAGCCAAGTTAATGTAACTTGCTCCACCAACGGAAGGACCACCACATACTTTTTGCCGGGTGCAAGCAGTTCTCAGATCCAGAGCTTATGTTCTCAGCAGTGCAGCtga
- the LOC107943711 gene encoding ribonuclease II, chloroplastic/mitochondrial: MMAVRAVNGGSLFRSAASPPLLTFGCRFRQFSSLPFRRNSELGLRFPIFCCGNQFLGYGGGLSRSVHSIVDCVMEELTAWRSRRRIRATVKLTTSGELLEDKLVNQEIEKGLLLEFKKDSDRVLLGVAQRPDGKKNWMVYDQNGVTSSIKPQQITYIVPGVENFDHAEISKFLQKAQENLDPTLLEIAWVELLEKNASVTAEELAEMIFGSSEPLESYCAHLLLSKDEVYFTVLATKGSRTIYGPRPTVQVEELLHKKLAKDASEKELQDFVQLLVSAKAKAALAKPSKSSWMMDEKILYKIESLEAYAIDACKSDEQRKTAGMILKAMGLTKTASSALNLLINIGYFPVHVNLDLLKLNILTDHSDEIIAAAESLLSDSSDSDEMNREDLTHLKVYAIDVDEADELDDALSATKLQDGRMKIWIHVADPTRYVEPGSMVDREALRRGTSVFLPTGTYPMFPEKLAMEGMSLKQGELCNAVSVSVILHSDGSIAEYSVQNSIIKPTYMLTYESATELLHLNLEEEAELKILSEAAALRLKWRRQQGAIDTSTLEARIKVVNPEDLEPSINLYVENQADPAMRLVSEMMILCGEVVATFGSRNNIPLPYRGQPQSNIDVSAYSHLPEGPVRSSAIVRIMRAAEIDFRKPIRHGVLGLPGYVQFTSPIRRYLDLLAHYQVKAFLRGESPPFSAGQLEGMASIVNMQVRVVRKLSASSLRYWIIEFLRRQPREKKFRALILRFIKDRITALLLVEVGLQASAWVSIGSQVGDEVEVQVEEAHPRDDVLYLKEVLRN; the protein is encoded by the exons ATGATGGCTGTTCGCGCCGTCAACGGTGGTTCTTTGTTTCGTTCCGCCGCTTCGCCTCCTCTGTTGACGTTTGGCTGCCGTTTCCGCCAATTCAGCTCCTTACCGTTTCGCCGAAACTCTGAGTTAGGGCTTCGATTTCCTATTTTTTGTTGCGGGAATCAGTTTCTAGGATATGGCGGTGGCCTTTCGCGTTCGGTTCATAGTATCGTTGATTGCGTCATGGAAGAGCTAACAGCTTGGCGCAGTCGCAGAAGAATTCGCGCCACTGTCAA GCTAACGACTAGTGGTGAGCTTCTTGAAGATAAGCTTGTCAATCAAGAAATAGAAAAGGGATTGCTGCTGGAGTTTAAGAAGGATTCAGATAGGGTATTGCTCGGAGTTGCTCAGAGACCTGATGGAAAGAAGAACTGGATGGTGTACGATCAG AATGGTGTCACATCATCTATCAAACCACAACAAATTACATATATTGTTCCAGGTGTAGAAAATTTTGATCATGCTGAGATCTCAAAATTTCTCCAAAAAGCTCAGGAAAACTTG GACCCAACATTGCTTGAGATTGCTTGGGTTGAGCTTCTTGAAAAGAATGCGTCAGTGACAGCTGAAGAATTGGCCGAG ATGATATTTGGTAGTTCAGAGCCTCTTGAGAGCTATTGTGCCCATCTTTTGCTATCAAAAGATGAAGTATACTTCACTGTGCTGGCAACAAAAGGTTCTCGTACCATTTATGGGCCTCGACCGACAGTACAA GTGGAAGAACTTTTACACAAGAAGCTTGCCAAGGATGCCTCTGAGAAAGAACTTCAGGACTTTGTACAATTACTTGTCTCTGCTAAAGCAAAGGCTGCACTCGCTAAACCTTCCAAATCTTCCTGGATGATGGATGAGAAAATCCTATACAAAATTGAATCCCTTGAAGCATATGCCATTGATGCCTGCAAAAGTGATGAGCAAAGGAAAACTGCTGGAATG ATCCTGAAGGCAATGGGACTAACAAAAACAGCATCCTCTGCACTAAACCTTCTCATAAACATTGGTTATTTTCCTGTGCATGTCAATCTTGATCTGTTAAAGTTAAATATTCTTACAGATCATTCTGATGAGATCATAGCTGCTGCTGAAAGTCTTCTGTCTGATTCATCTGACTCAGATGAG ATGAACAGAGAGGATCTTACTCATTTGAAGGTCTATGCTATTGATGTTGATGAGGCTGATGAG CTTGATGACGCCTTAAGTGCAACAAAGTTGCAAGATGGCCGCATGAAAATATGGATACATGTTGCAGATCCAACTAGATATGTTGAACCTGGGAGCATGGTAGACAG GGAAGCACTGAGAAGAGGAACCTCTGTTTTCTTGCCGACTGGCACTTATCCTATGTTTCCCGAGAAACTTGCTATGGAGGGAATGAGTTTGAAACAAGGAGAACTTTGCAATGCGGTCAGTGTTTCTGTTATCCTGCACTCTGATGGCAG CATTGCAGAGTATTCAGTTCAAAACTCGATTATTAAACCAACTTATATGCTGACCTATGAGAGTGCAACTGAGCTGCTTCATTTGAACCTGGAAGAGGAGGCTGAACTGAAGATTCTATCTGAAGCAGCTGCTCTAAGGTTAAAATGGCGTCGCCAGCAG GGTGCAATTGATACATCCACCCTAGAAGCTCGCATTAAAGTAGTTAACCCAGAAGACCTTGAACCATCAATTAATCTTTATGTTGAAAACCAAGCAGACCCTGCAATGCGGCTTGTTTCTGAGATGATGATACTTTGTGGAGAAGTTGTAGCCACATTTGGATCTCGCAATAACATCCCTTTACCCTATAGAGGACAACCACAGTCAAATATTGATGTTTCTGCATATTCACATCTTCCTGAAGGGCCAGTTCGAAGCTCTGCCATTGTTAGAATAATGCGTGCAGCTGAAATTGATTTCAGGAAGCCTATTCGTCATGGGGTTCTTGGACTTCCTGGTTATGTTCAGTTTACATCACCCATCCGTAGATATTTAGATCTCCTTGCTCACTATCAG GTGAAGGCATTTCTTAGAGGTGAATCTCCACCTTTTTCAGCTGGTCAACTAGAAGGGATGGCATCAATAGTAAATATGCAAGTTAGAGTAGTAAGAAAGCTCTCAGCCAGCAGTCTCCGGTATTGGATAATAGAGTTTCTGAGAAGGCAGCCAAGGGAGAAAAAATTTCGTGCATTGATCCTTAGATTCATCAAGGACAGGATTACAGCCTTATTACTTGTTGAG GTGGGACTTCAGGCATCTGCATGGGTGTCTATAGGATCTCAGGTAGGAGATGAAGTAGAAGTTCAAGTTGAAGAAGCGCATCCTCGCGATGATGTTCTTTACCTTAAGGAGGTTCTAAGAAACTGA